In one Rhodococcus sp. B50 genomic region, the following are encoded:
- a CDS encoding 2Fe-2S iron-sulfur cluster-binding protein, with protein MTTGDTRTDPGHRPDLDIVLHVDGVEHRVPIDVRTTVLDALRDRLGITSPKKGCDLGQCGACTVLIDGRRTLSCLSLAVSHGGAEIVTAAGLADGELHPLQARFIEDDAFQCGYCTPGQICSAVGMLDEFADGAPSHVTADLEHAPELDDDEIRERMSGNLCRCAAYPNIVAAIRTVASSDSRIVDGDSRVDTEEAR; from the coding sequence ATGACAACCGGGGACACGAGGACCGATCCCGGCCACCGACCCGATCTCGACATAGTTCTCCACGTCGACGGGGTGGAGCATCGCGTCCCGATCGACGTCCGCACCACCGTGCTCGACGCGCTGCGCGACCGCCTCGGGATCACCTCCCCGAAGAAGGGATGCGATCTCGGTCAGTGCGGAGCGTGCACCGTGCTGATCGACGGCCGCCGCACCCTCTCGTGCCTTTCCCTCGCCGTCTCGCACGGCGGCGCCGAGATCGTCACCGCCGCCGGACTCGCCGACGGCGAACTGCACCCGCTCCAGGCGCGGTTCATCGAGGACGACGCCTTCCAGTGCGGCTACTGCACTCCCGGCCAGATCTGCTCCGCTGTCGGGATGCTCGACGAATTCGCCGACGGGGCACCGAGCCACGTCACGGCGGACCTCGAACACGCGCCGGAACTCGACGACGACGAGATCCGGGAACGCATGAGCGGAAATCTGTGCCGCTGCGCCGCCTATCCCAACATCGTCGCGGCGATCCGCACCGTCGCGAGCAGCGACAGCCGGATCGTCGACGGCGACAGCCGGGTCGATACGGAGGAGGCGCGATGA
- a CDS encoding FAD binding domain-containing protein, translated as MSSLRYERPADPAAAVAVVHETPGAVFLAGGTNLVDHLKLGVAAPDLLVDVSHLPLDIVEEAADGGIRVGANVRNSDLAAHPFVRRNYPMLSRALLSGASPQLRNTATTGGNLLQRTRCSYFRDVTTPCNKREPGTGCSAIGGYTRYHAILGASEQCVATHPSDMAVALLALDAEVLVLGPGGERAIAVEDFYRLPGDTPERDTVLERDDLVVGVRIPASQSSLSTYRKVRDRASYAFALVSVAAEMTVADGTITGCRLAFGGVAHRPWRAHRAEAALLGQHPSDDVFAAAAEAELAQASPLDGNAYKIPLLRRTVVATLRELDERRERGESA; from the coding sequence ATGAGCTCCCTGCGTTACGAGAGACCGGCCGATCCCGCCGCTGCGGTCGCCGTCGTACACGAGACCCCGGGCGCGGTCTTCCTCGCGGGCGGAACGAATCTGGTCGACCACCTCAAACTCGGCGTCGCGGCCCCCGATCTCCTCGTCGACGTCTCGCATCTGCCTCTCGACATCGTCGAGGAGGCGGCGGACGGAGGAATCCGAGTGGGCGCCAACGTCCGAAACAGCGACCTCGCCGCCCATCCGTTCGTGCGGCGCAACTACCCGATGCTGTCGCGTGCATTGCTGTCCGGTGCCTCGCCCCAACTCCGGAACACCGCGACCACCGGTGGCAACCTGCTCCAGCGCACGCGCTGCTCGTACTTCCGGGATGTGACCACCCCCTGCAACAAGCGCGAACCCGGCACCGGTTGCTCCGCGATCGGCGGATACACCCGTTACCACGCGATACTCGGTGCGTCGGAGCAGTGCGTGGCCACCCACCCGTCCGACATGGCGGTCGCGCTGCTCGCGCTCGATGCCGAAGTCCTCGTCCTCGGCCCGGGCGGTGAACGTGCGATCGCGGTGGAGGACTTCTACCGGCTTCCCGGCGACACTCCCGAGCGCGACACCGTGCTCGAACGCGACGACCTCGTCGTCGGTGTGCGGATCCCGGCATCGCAGAGTTCGCTGTCCACCTATCGCAAGGTGCGCGACCGGGCGTCCTACGCCTTCGCGCTGGTCTCGGTCGCGGCCGAGATGACCGTCGCGGACGGGACGATCACCGGATGTCGCCTCGCGTTCGGAGGGGTGGCACACCGCCCGTGGCGGGCGCATCGGGCGGAAGCCGCACTTCTCGGGCAGCACCCCTCCGACGACGTCTTCGCCGCCGCGGCCGAGGCGGAACTCGCCCAGGCGAGCCCCCTCGACGGCAACGCCTACAAGATCCCGCTGCTGCGCCGAACCGTGGTGGCGACCCTGCGCGAACTCGACGAACGACGGGAACGAGGTGAATCCGCATGA
- a CDS encoding xanthine dehydrogenase family protein molybdopterin-binding subunit — MSPEPIRAGGRSTARIDGPAKVAGTAPYAYEHPVDDPVFLVPLTSTIARGRVERIDTSAAEAVPGVLKVLTPWNAPRLTDEAEGEYSVLQTPDVLYRGQIIGAVVAESFEIAREACFLLEVEYSEEPHDALFRADHPDAYTPETVNGGYETDSERGDVDAAFTRADTVIDQWYSTPEEHNNPLEPHTVVAVWRNDVVPSNGADDEYALTLYTSTQHPHGVVETLAPVFGLDPDRMRVVCPYIGGGFGSKGGPHAHDVLGGLAARSLPGRPVKFAVSRPDMFAYVGYRSPTASRVRLAADRDGRVTGLVHEVFAQSSRVTEFVEQAAVPLRNLYDVDNARTSHRAITLDVPAPFWMRAPGEAPGMFAGEVAMDELAAELGIDPIELRIRNEPEADPETGKPWSSRRLVECLREGAQRFGWDPSDREPGTRRQGNTLIGTGVAVATYPHMVNPGSEAHIRHLGEGRYSVRIGATDLGTGAWTALTLIAADALGRRPEDVDLEIGDSALPNGTVAGGSSGTSSWGTAIVTAAEQFGKRFGDDPPVGAELSATAAENRELEHYTAQSFGAHFAEVHVDADTGEIRVPRMFGLFSVGRVINPRTARSQFIGGMSFGISMALFEESIRDARFGHVVNHDLSEYHVPTHADIRGIEADWLDDEDLHATPMGSRGIGEIGIVGSAAAVVNALWHATGVRVRHLPARLDDLLVGLP, encoded by the coding sequence ATGAGCCCCGAGCCGATCCGAGCGGGCGGACGCTCCACCGCGCGAATCGACGGACCGGCGAAGGTCGCCGGGACGGCGCCGTACGCCTACGAGCACCCGGTCGACGATCCCGTCTTCCTCGTGCCGCTCACCTCCACCATCGCCCGGGGGCGGGTCGAGCGGATCGACACATCCGCCGCCGAAGCGGTACCCGGGGTGCTGAAGGTGCTCACACCTTGGAACGCCCCGAGACTTACCGACGAGGCCGAAGGTGAGTACTCCGTCCTGCAGACACCCGACGTGCTGTACCGGGGGCAGATCATCGGAGCGGTCGTCGCGGAGAGCTTCGAAATCGCCCGGGAGGCGTGCTTCCTGCTGGAGGTCGAATACAGCGAGGAACCACACGATGCACTCTTCCGCGCCGACCATCCCGATGCCTACACGCCCGAGACGGTCAACGGCGGCTACGAGACCGATTCCGAGCGAGGTGATGTCGACGCCGCATTCACCCGTGCCGACACGGTGATCGACCAGTGGTATTCCACACCGGAGGAGCACAACAACCCGCTCGAACCGCACACCGTCGTCGCGGTGTGGAGGAACGACGTGGTTCCGTCGAACGGTGCGGACGACGAGTACGCCCTGACGCTGTACACCTCGACGCAGCATCCGCACGGTGTTGTCGAGACCCTCGCCCCGGTCTTCGGTCTGGACCCGGATCGGATGCGGGTGGTGTGTCCGTACATCGGCGGGGGATTCGGCTCGAAGGGTGGCCCCCACGCGCACGATGTGCTCGGCGGACTGGCGGCGCGGTCCCTCCCCGGAAGGCCGGTCAAGTTCGCGGTCTCCCGACCCGACATGTTCGCTTACGTCGGCTACCGGTCCCCGACGGCCTCGCGGGTCCGGCTCGCGGCCGACCGCGACGGCAGGGTCACCGGTCTCGTGCACGAGGTGTTCGCACAGTCGTCCCGGGTCACCGAGTTCGTCGAACAGGCGGCGGTGCCGTTGCGCAATCTCTACGACGTCGACAACGCCCGCACGTCCCACCGCGCGATTACACTCGACGTTCCGGCGCCCTTCTGGATGCGCGCTCCCGGCGAGGCCCCCGGCATGTTCGCGGGTGAAGTGGCGATGGACGAACTCGCCGCCGAACTCGGCATCGACCCGATCGAACTGCGCATCCGCAACGAACCCGAGGCCGATCCGGAGACGGGAAAGCCGTGGTCCTCACGGCGTCTCGTCGAATGCCTCCGCGAGGGCGCACAGCGATTCGGATGGGACCCGTCCGATCGCGAACCCGGCACCCGCCGGCAGGGCAACACGCTCATCGGTACCGGTGTGGCGGTCGCGACCTATCCGCACATGGTCAATCCCGGTTCGGAGGCACACATCCGGCATCTCGGGGAGGGCCGCTACTCCGTCCGCATCGGAGCGACCGACCTCGGCACCGGTGCGTGGACGGCCCTGACGCTCATCGCCGCCGACGCCCTCGGACGTCGACCCGAGGACGTGGACCTCGAGATCGGCGACAGCGCACTACCCAACGGTACCGTGGCCGGTGGTTCGTCGGGTACCTCGTCCTGGGGTACCGCGATCGTCACGGCCGCAGAGCAATTCGGCAAGCGATTCGGCGACGACCCGCCGGTGGGTGCCGAGCTGTCCGCGACCGCAGCCGAGAACCGCGAACTGGAGCACTACACCGCGCAGTCCTTCGGCGCGCACTTCGCCGAAGTACACGTCGACGCCGACACCGGGGAGATCCGGGTGCCCCGGATGTTCGGTCTGTTCTCCGTGGGACGGGTCATCAATCCGCGGACGGCACGCTCGCAGTTCATCGGAGGGATGTCGTTCGGGATCTCGATGGCCCTGTTCGAGGAGAGCATCCGCGACGCGCGCTTCGGGCACGTCGTCAACCACGATCTGTCCGAATACCACGTGCCGACCCACGCGGACATCCGTGGGATCGAAGCGGATTGGCTCGACGACGAGGATCTGCACGCCACGCCGATGGGCTCGCGGGGGATCGGTGAGATCGGGATCGTCGGCAGCGCCGCCGCGGTCGTGAACGCCCTGTGGCACGCGACCGGGGTGCGGGTGCGGCACCTGCCGGCCCGGCTCGACGACCTACTGGTCGGCTTGCCCTGA
- a CDS encoding ATP-binding protein — translation MATDRPPEAQPAERPSRRWELSATTSEGTLDRIMDLAAEMFAAEELDDSDRMQFEIAVAEIGANIIEHAGRGDAVSVALTLELHPDRLEAVFVDDGAPARVDLRSVELPDALAERGRGLAIALAALDELRYRRQAGINRWTLVCYRSDGSGQADQ, via the coding sequence ATGGCGACTGACCGGCCGCCCGAAGCACAACCCGCCGAGCGCCCTTCGAGACGGTGGGAGCTGTCCGCCACCACGAGTGAAGGCACCCTCGACCGGATCATGGACCTGGCCGCCGAGATGTTCGCCGCCGAGGAGCTCGACGACTCGGATCGCATGCAGTTCGAGATCGCGGTCGCCGAGATCGGCGCGAACATCATCGAGCATGCCGGCCGGGGAGACGCGGTCTCGGTCGCGCTCACCCTGGAACTCCACCCCGATCGCCTCGAGGCCGTGTTCGTCGACGACGGCGCCCCGGCCCGGGTCGATCTGCGTTCGGTCGAACTCCCCGACGCACTCGCCGAGCGCGGTCGAGGGCTCGCCATCGCCCTCGCCGCGCTCGACGAACTGCGTTACCGCCGTCAGGCGGGCATCAATCGCTGGACACTCGTCTGTTATCGGTCCGACGGGTCAGGGCAAGCCGACCAGTAG
- a CDS encoding STAS domain-containing protein: MSHYETRQVGTSTVVQPTGRLNMVAAPRLREQLRGLVENGSSRLVVDLSRTDFIDSSGLGALVSGLKAARQAGGDLRIAAPTAQVQSVLALTRLDRVLTTHDSADAAFDGD; encoded by the coding sequence ATGAGCCACTACGAAACCCGCCAGGTGGGAACGAGCACGGTCGTGCAGCCCACGGGCCGCCTGAACATGGTTGCGGCACCGCGCCTTCGTGAGCAGCTACGTGGTCTCGTCGAGAACGGATCCAGCCGACTCGTGGTGGACCTCAGCCGGACCGACTTCATCGACTCCTCCGGTCTCGGCGCACTGGTCTCCGGGTTGAAGGCCGCCCGTCAGGCGGGCGGCGACCTGCGGATCGCCGCACCGACCGCCCAGGTGCAGAGCGTTCTCGCGCTCACCCGGCTCGACCGGGTGCTGACGACACACGATTCCGCGGACGCGGCTTTCGATGGCGACTGA
- a CDS encoding glycosyltransferase family 2 protein, whose protein sequence is MNAVTKAGYPSPFLRVLIVLTVIVGLNYIVWRWLFSVNWDAWWIAVPLVLAETYSLIDSLLFALTMWRLRRRPEPPVAPAGMTVDVFITTYNEPVDLVLRTAAAAQRIRYPHRTWILDDGARPELAAAAAELGVDYMTRSASWTNKPRHAKAGNLINALLHSDGEFLLILDADQVPEPEILDRTLGYFTDDSMALVQTPQYFTNVPDSDPLGSQAPLFYGPIQQGKDGWNAAFFCGSNAILRREALMQLGIAGYVQAVEDGVERTLRTAGRVVDRARRKVPADQPDVAAALDSVRRAVRTARGELRTDAALADVTFRFQQTVDAAARSIVDADFGSIRADLEEIAALDAHGSDALTIDDTVLERLADREWSPLGALESIRAMIRAVDVDRAEEAEPMLALATISVTEDMATSMRLHGAGWKSVYHHEILAYGLAPEDPKTMVTQRLRWAQGTIQVMLRENPLVQKGMTVAQRLMYWSTMWSYLSGFAALAYFAAPVIYLVFGILPVEAYSLDFFSRLVPFLILSQLLFFIVGRGTPTWRGQQYSLALFPVWIRACWTAFLNVYFDKPLDFAVTPKTRQGGEGVPWYLFRQQLLVMALLVIAAITGTVRLFLGDISVLGVTANLVWVVFDLFILSVVIQAARYRGPESEGDR, encoded by the coding sequence GTGAACGCGGTCACGAAGGCGGGCTACCCGTCCCCGTTCCTGCGCGTACTCATCGTCCTCACCGTGATCGTCGGGCTGAACTACATCGTCTGGCGCTGGCTGTTCTCCGTGAACTGGGATGCGTGGTGGATCGCGGTCCCGCTCGTTCTCGCCGAGACGTACAGCCTGATCGACTCACTGCTGTTCGCGTTGACGATGTGGCGGTTGAGGAGACGTCCCGAGCCGCCCGTCGCCCCCGCCGGTATGACGGTCGACGTCTTCATCACCACCTACAACGAACCCGTGGATCTGGTGTTGCGCACGGCAGCAGCCGCGCAACGCATACGCTATCCGCACCGCACGTGGATCCTCGACGATGGAGCCCGGCCCGAACTCGCCGCGGCCGCAGCCGAACTCGGCGTCGATTACATGACGCGGTCGGCGAGCTGGACGAACAAGCCCCGTCATGCCAAGGCCGGCAATCTCATCAACGCCCTGCTGCACTCCGACGGCGAGTTCCTTTTGATCCTCGACGCCGACCAGGTACCCGAACCCGAGATCCTCGACCGCACACTCGGATACTTCACCGACGACAGCATGGCCCTGGTCCAGACCCCGCAGTACTTCACCAATGTCCCCGACTCCGATCCGCTCGGCAGTCAGGCCCCGTTGTTCTACGGCCCGATCCAGCAGGGCAAGGACGGCTGGAACGCGGCCTTCTTCTGCGGGTCCAACGCGATCCTGCGACGTGAAGCACTCATGCAGCTCGGCATCGCCGGCTATGTCCAGGCCGTCGAGGACGGTGTGGAACGCACCCTGCGCACCGCGGGAAGGGTGGTCGACCGGGCACGCCGGAAAGTGCCCGCCGACCAGCCGGACGTGGCCGCGGCACTCGACTCGGTGCGCCGGGCCGTGCGCACCGCACGTGGCGAACTCCGGACCGATGCGGCACTCGCCGACGTCACCTTCCGCTTCCAGCAGACGGTCGACGCCGCCGCACGCAGCATCGTCGACGCCGACTTCGGCAGCATCCGAGCCGATCTCGAGGAGATCGCAGCGCTCGACGCACACGGCTCCGACGCCCTCACGATCGACGACACCGTCCTCGAACGGCTCGCCGACCGCGAGTGGTCACCGCTCGGCGCGCTCGAATCCATCCGCGCGATGATCCGCGCGGTCGACGTCGACCGCGCGGAGGAGGCCGAGCCGATGCTCGCGTTGGCCACCATCTCCGTGACCGAGGACATGGCCACCTCGATGCGTCTGCACGGCGCCGGCTGGAAGTCCGTCTACCACCACGAGATCCTCGCGTACGGGCTGGCCCCGGAGGATCCGAAGACGATGGTCACCCAGCGACTTCGCTGGGCGCAGGGCACGATCCAGGTGATGCTGCGGGAGAACCCACTCGTCCAGAAGGGCATGACCGTCGCGCAGCGCCTGATGTACTGGTCGACGATGTGGAGTTATCTCTCCGGCTTCGCCGCGCTCGCCTATTTCGCGGCGCCGGTGATCTATCTCGTCTTCGGGATCCTGCCGGTCGAGGCGTACAGCCTCGACTTCTTCTCGCGACTCGTCCCATTCCTGATCCTGAGTCAGTTGCTGTTCTTCATCGTGGGCCGTGGGACGCCGACCTGGCGTGGCCAGCAGTACAGCCTCGCCTTGTTCCCGGTGTGGATCAGAGCGTGCTGGACCGCCTTCCTCAACGTCTATTTCGACAAGCCGCTGGACTTCGCGGTCACTCCGAAGACACGCCAAGGGGGTGAGGGTGTCCCGTGGTATCTGTTCCGGCAGCAGCTGCTCGTCATGGCGCTACTGGTGATCGCAGCGATCACCGGCACCGTGCGGCTGTTCCTCGGCGATATCTCGGTGCTGGGAGTCACCGCGAACCTCGTCTGGGTCGTGTTCGACCTGTTCATTCTCTCGGTAGTGATCCAGGCAGCTCGCTACCGTGGACCCGAAAGCGAAGGAGATCGATGA
- a CDS encoding PP2C family protein-serine/threonine phosphatase: MTPEASLLPEHLEDERMRDVERLELLDTPREERFDKITRMACRVFGVPMASLSLMDHDRQWFKSILGLELSDVPRERTVCRTTIARAYEQPEDPALVIPDAASDPAFMDIPGIGGAGGIRFYAGYPLFGPTGHPVGTFCIYDTEERNLDPDQLDTFAELAEWAQRELDRSDELDRAAEIQNQLLPRPLPDLPGYEIATTCLPAFMVGGDFYDHYRLREGLVITVADVMGKGLGAAILSSAVRSSLRGVGRVLDRFGRRPVSVLDTGMVLTLGAEHLADDFEHTGTFVTSFVAAVEFSTGQVDYADAGHGLAAIRRADGEVEPLHGGGPPLGIFPATTWTSETAQLDPGDMLVVCSDGLLDLLDEQSDPAALCRFVAAHTTPEALVAAARALTESDPPLDDVTVVAVRRRVAP, from the coding sequence ATGACACCCGAGGCGTCGCTGCTCCCCGAGCATCTCGAGGACGAACGCATGCGTGATGTGGAACGGCTCGAACTGCTCGACACTCCACGCGAAGAGCGATTCGACAAGATCACCCGCATGGCGTGCCGCGTGTTCGGCGTCCCGATGGCCTCGCTCTCGCTGATGGACCACGACCGGCAGTGGTTCAAATCGATCCTCGGACTGGAGCTCTCCGACGTTCCGCGCGAAAGGACGGTGTGCCGCACCACCATCGCTCGAGCCTACGAACAACCGGAAGACCCTGCACTCGTCATCCCCGATGCCGCGTCCGACCCGGCATTCATGGATATCCCCGGCATCGGTGGTGCAGGTGGAATCCGGTTCTACGCCGGCTATCCGCTGTTCGGCCCCACCGGACACCCCGTGGGCACCTTCTGCATCTACGACACCGAGGAGAGAAACCTCGACCCGGATCAGCTCGACACGTTCGCGGAGCTGGCCGAGTGGGCTCAACGCGAGCTCGATCGTTCCGACGAACTCGACCGGGCCGCCGAGATCCAGAACCAGCTCCTCCCCCGGCCGCTACCGGATCTTCCCGGTTACGAGATCGCCACGACGTGCCTGCCCGCCTTCATGGTGGGCGGCGACTTCTACGACCACTATCGGCTCCGCGAGGGTCTGGTGATCACCGTCGCCGACGTCATGGGCAAGGGGCTCGGCGCCGCGATCCTGTCCTCGGCCGTGCGCTCCTCGCTGCGCGGGGTAGGTCGGGTGCTCGATCGGTTCGGGCGCCGTCCCGTCAGCGTCCTCGACACCGGGATGGTTCTGACCCTCGGTGCCGAACATCTCGCCGACGACTTCGAGCACACCGGGACATTCGTCACGTCCTTCGTCGCCGCGGTCGAGTTCTCCACGGGACAGGTCGACTACGCCGACGCCGGGCACGGTCTGGCTGCGATCCGTCGCGCCGACGGTGAGGTCGAACCGCTCCACGGCGGCGGTCCTCCGCTCGGAATCTTCCCGGCGACCACCTGGACGTCCGAGACTGCGCAGCTCGATCCGGGCGACATGCTCGTGGTCTGCTCGGACGGCCTGCTCGACCTGCTCGACGAACAGAGCGACCCGGCGGCCCTGTGTCGTTTCGTGGCCGCTCACACCACCCCGGAGGCCCTGGTGGCCGCTGCACGAGCCCTGACGGAGAGCGATCCGCCGCTCGACGACGTCACCGTGGTCGCGGTACGACGAAGGGTGGCGCCGTGA
- a CDS encoding glycoside hydrolase family 26 protein, with protein MAAILLALSLCTACDSRRACEPIVAPLDETSTACPRFGISTPGGPVAVDEYRAVTEAVGTAPGAVLWFVDFRSPPPIGALDIVRASGADPIVTWEPWIQRGDGTYDRTSVTMSDIAAGVHDDYLYRWADELTAWGGTVFLRFAHEPNGDWYPWGPGGGTSPETYVAAWRHVHELFASKGADNVHWIWTVNVPHEGSSAVAPLYPGDDYVDVLGIDGYNWGTTRPWSRWQSPEELFGPTFDELGRLAPGRPLAVTEVASAESGGSKPDWIRDLVGYLDSHPAVTTFVWFHHNKETDWRLTSTAESAAALGDALHRRYTAR; from the coding sequence ATGGCCGCCATCCTGCTGGCACTGTCTCTGTGCACCGCCTGCGACTCGCGCCGCGCGTGCGAACCGATCGTCGCCCCGCTCGACGAGACGAGCACCGCGTGCCCCCGCTTCGGCATCAGCACCCCCGGTGGCCCGGTGGCCGTCGACGAGTACCGCGCGGTCACCGAGGCCGTCGGCACCGCCCCGGGCGCGGTGCTGTGGTTCGTCGATTTCCGCTCACCTCCGCCCATCGGGGCCCTCGACATCGTCCGCGCGTCGGGTGCCGACCCGATCGTGACGTGGGAGCCCTGGATACAGCGCGGCGACGGCACGTACGACCGGACCTCTGTGACGATGAGCGACATCGCCGCCGGCGTGCACGACGACTACCTCTATCGCTGGGCGGACGAACTCACCGCGTGGGGCGGCACCGTCTTCCTGCGGTTCGCGCACGAGCCGAACGGGGACTGGTACCCCTGGGGTCCCGGCGGTGGAACCTCACCGGAGACGTATGTCGCGGCGTGGCGGCACGTGCACGAATTGTTCGCGTCCAAGGGGGCGGACAACGTGCACTGGATCTGGACGGTCAACGTCCCGCACGAGGGCAGCAGCGCCGTCGCTCCCCTGTATCCGGGTGACGACTACGTCGACGTCCTCGGGATCGACGGTTACAACTGGGGCACCACCCGACCGTGGAGTCGCTGGCAGTCCCCCGAGGAGTTGTTCGGTCCGACCTTCGACGAACTCGGCCGGCTCGCTCCGGGGCGTCCCCTCGCTGTCACCGAGGTCGCGAGTGCGGAGTCCGGTGGATCCAAGCCGGACTGGATCCGGGATCTGGTGGGTTACTTGGACAGTCATCCCGCGGTCACGACCTTCGTGTGGTTCCATCACAACAAGGAAACCGACTGGCGCCTGACCAGCACGGCCGAGTCCGCGGCGGCCCTGGGCGACGCTCTGCACAGGAGATACACCGCACGATGA